One Novosphingobium sp. G106 DNA segment encodes these proteins:
- a CDS encoding homocysteine S-methyltransferase family protein: MSAEADFRKAAAERILVFDGGYGTSIQKFKLEEADYRGDLDLPMDQKGNNDLLCLTRPDIIEGIHQAYFDAGADMVETNTFSSTRIAMADYGCEHLVWDINIAAAKLARNAAEKAQAKDGRRRFVAGSIGPTNKTLSLSPDVNDPGFREVDYDSLKAEYREQCDALIAGGVDFLLVETCFDTLNAKAAGMAAREAEAASGREVPLMVSFTITDMSGRNLSGHTITAFWYALRHLKPLTIGANCAFGADLLRPYLTELAKNADTLILAYPNAGLPNELGQYDELPAKTAQLIGEWFDGGLVNAVGGCCGTTPDHIAAIARAVVDAKPRAIPVLEPVTRLAGLEPFTMAA, from the coding sequence TTCAAGCTGGAAGAAGCCGACTACCGCGGCGACCTGGACCTGCCGATGGATCAGAAGGGCAACAACGACCTGCTCTGCCTGACGCGGCCCGATATCATCGAGGGCATCCACCAGGCCTATTTCGATGCCGGTGCCGACATGGTCGAGACGAACACCTTTTCGTCCACGCGGATCGCCATGGCCGACTACGGCTGCGAGCACCTGGTCTGGGACATCAACATCGCCGCCGCCAAGCTGGCGCGCAATGCGGCCGAGAAGGCCCAGGCCAAGGACGGCCGCCGGCGCTTCGTCGCGGGCTCGATCGGGCCGACCAACAAGACGCTGTCGCTCTCGCCCGACGTCAACGACCCGGGCTTCCGCGAGGTCGACTACGACAGCCTCAAGGCCGAATACCGCGAGCAGTGCGACGCGCTGATCGCCGGCGGGGTCGATTTCCTGCTGGTCGAGACCTGCTTCGACACGCTCAACGCCAAGGCCGCCGGCATGGCCGCGCGCGAGGCCGAAGCGGCATCGGGCCGCGAGGTGCCGCTGATGGTCTCGTTCACGATCACCGACATGTCGGGCCGCAACCTCTCGGGTCATACGATCACCGCCTTCTGGTATGCGCTGCGGCACCTGAAGCCGCTGACCATCGGCGCCAACTGCGCTTTCGGTGCCGACCTGCTTCGGCCCTACCTGACCGAACTGGCCAAGAACGCCGACACGCTCATCCTGGCCTATCCCAACGCCGGCCTGCCCAACGAACTTGGCCAGTACGACGAGCTTCCGGCCAAGACCGCGCAGCTTATCGGCGAATGGTTCGACGGCGGGCTGGTCAATGCGGTCGGCGGCTGCTGCGGGACGACGCCGGATCACATTGCCGCGATCGCCAGGGCCGTGGTCGATGCCAAGCCTCGCGCGATCCCGGTGCTGGAGCCGGTGACGCGGTTGGCCGGGCTTGAGCCTTTCACCATGGCGGCTTGA